A single window of Nicotiana sylvestris chromosome 3, ASM39365v2, whole genome shotgun sequence DNA harbors:
- the LOC104210590 gene encoding probable protein phosphatase 2C 75 produces MPLCNGSSGYTTGMLSKVNGNSTEKCRRRRRRRIRMRRLQAKVLSSATANASSSFSRRTLLYNSSEALGQNRGVGVSLVDMADPSSASTEPSIAASQTPASGPVVGVISIIGRRRAMEDKFSIRPNLCSPEINRGRPVDFFAIYDGHGGRHVAALCSERMHVLLQEELTRVGESTDMSGSSSSHGSGTQQQRTEEAWKRVLRSCFLRIDEIASTTCGECGSVGHQCDCARDTLGLTGSTAVVAVLTEETIIVANCGDSRAVLSRDGKPIPLSSDHKPDRRDELARIEASGGRVVFANGPRVQGILAMSRAIGDKYLSPYVISEPEITFTKREAEDECLILASDGLWDVISNDMACEVASECLREEDPAADHSFSPLVEGDSGGSVYSSRSASAAALLTRLAMGRNSCDNISVIVVDLKRSHTGG; encoded by the exons ATGCCACTCTGTAACGGCAGTAGCGGTTACACAACTGGGATGCTCAGCAAAGTGAATGGCAATTCTACCGAGAAATGCAGGAGGCGACGCCGCCGCAGAATTCGAATGAGAAGGCTGCAGGCCAAGGTTTTATCCTCTGCTACTGCTAATGCTTCCTCGTCATTTTCGCGTAGGACCTTATTGTACAACAGCTCAGAAGCTTTGGGCCAAAATAGGGGTGTGGGAGTCAGTTTAGTAGATATGGCTGATCCTTCGTCTGCATCGACGGAGCCTTCTATCGCGGCTAGTCAGACACCAGCCAGCGGGCCGGTCGTTGGAGTAATTTCTATAATAGGAAGACGGCGTGCAATGGAAGATAAATTTTCAATTCGACCTAATCTTTGCTCGCCGGAGATCAATCGCGGCCGACCCGTTGATTTCTTTGCTATTTACGACGGACATGGTGGACGTCAT GTAGCTGCACTGTGTAGCGAAAGGATGCACGTGCTACTACAAGAAGAGCTGACGCGCGTGGGGGAAAGTACAGACATGAGCGGTAGCAGCAGTTCCCATGGAAGTGGAACACAACAACAGAGGACAGAGGAAGCCTGGAAAAGAGTGCTGAGGAGTTGTTTCCTGAGAATTGACGAGATAGCTTCAACCACATGCGGCGAGTGTGGAAGTGTTGGCCACCAATGCGACTGCGCACGCGACACCTTGGGTCTGACGGGCTCCACCGCCGTGGTTGCAGTTTTGACGGAAGAAACAATAATTGTAGCCAACTGTGGTGACTCACGCGCCGTCCTTAGCCGGGACGGAAAGCCCATCCCCCTTTCCTCTGATCATAAG CCGGATAGACGCGATGAACTAGCCAGAATAGAAGCGTCTGGGGGCCGAGTTGTTTTTGCAAATGGGCCACGGGTTCAAGGAATTCTTGCCATGTCTAGGGCAATAG GAGACAAGTATCTATCGCCATATGTAATATCCGAGCCTGAGATTACCTTCACAAAAAGGGAAGCAGAGGATGAGTGCTTGATTCTTGCCAGTGATGGTTTGTGGGATGTTATATCAAACGACATGGCGTGTGAGGTGGCTAGTGAGTGTCTTCGAGAGGAAGATCCAGCTGCGGACCATAGCTTCAGTCCTTTGGTAGAAGGTGATAGCGGAGGAAGTGTATATTCTTCCCGAAGTGCATCAGCAGCAGCGCTGCTTACTCGACTTGCTATGGGACGGAATAGCTGTGATAACATTAGTGTGATTGTGGTTGATCTGAAGAGAAGTCATACTGGAGGATAG